The Acyrthosiphon pisum isolate AL4f unplaced genomic scaffold, pea_aphid_22Mar2018_4r6ur Scaffold_19297;HRSCAF=19982, whole genome shotgun sequence region ataatagtatattgtgatTTGCAATCAgacaatatgcattataataatttaattactaattcaTTCGTTGTTTGTTCTATTCTCCTATTCTCCGTACCACAATCATTCAACCAAAATGTGGGACCAACTGTAAAAATGACCAATGGACAAGTGTGGCCGAAACCTGTGCTGCAACACATCTACGATGAATACTTGACATTTGAACCAGAAAATTTTCATTTCAATGTAAGAccaaacacataaaatataactaaaacatgtatacgattttgatttttttaaccaattttttataataaaaattatattttaaataatgttacgtaggtacctataatactatcttgcatattataatattttaataataattgcttggAAGTATACGGTATTAAATTGAACATCATCAGTTAGAACAATTTCTCCTTTAGATTACAGGTTATAGTTGTGACGACCTTCAAGATGCATTTAAACGGTATAATTCTATGCTGTTTTTAAAAGCTACGAAAGCATTTAAACAAAACACTAGTTTATCTACGGACTTAATCATTGGCAAGATGGAAGTGCTCAATGTGCAGATGACAAATCCCTGTGAAAATTATCCTTCGTTAAATATGGACGAAAAATGTAgagtactttttatattttcttaatacctctcttactatacat contains the following coding sequences:
- the LOC100571630 gene encoding beta-hexosaminidase subunit beta-like — protein: MTNGQVWPKPVLQHIYDEYLTFEPENFHFNITGYSCDDLQDAFKRYNSMLFLKATKAFKQNTSLSTDLIIGKMEVLNVQMTNPCENYPSLNMDEKYEIKINNSSGLLLASSIWGILRGLETFSQLIYLGTDGST